A portion of the Cryptomeria japonica chromosome 5, Sugi_1.0, whole genome shotgun sequence genome contains these proteins:
- the LOC131875950 gene encoding uncharacterized protein LOC131875950: protein MSQGDSSRGGPGMDFRLAFGSKPSTLGTKVFDNNLFASDQEMNSSGLSGGPRVTKINGCLERCKERLKLVIPMELLADDIEYYSKHSFYCKFMGLRISLQFLESWAQRTWQPEGEMEIRLLANNYFMVSFDCMADRNRIFEGGPYFYNQVGLFMKPWHAGFNPTEELPSRVPVWVRLPWFPIECWREDVLHLVASLLGKPVGSSQQTQFKKVMTFARVCVEIDLSMPLPDSVEVSAGSYTWVQQIDYETLPFRCRFCHEYGHLQRRCPKAKPVGTHSGQSHRNSPGVDKGKGSIPGDEMAEDGFIPVKARNRNRGQKRTLGERQDDVSFNRFEVLDDLNQQEVNPGLMDLDQGALGLGKNGPPLEVIQVGQESGVGQMDLDQQLIVSAGPDTVHEILTKGGEGSPLPIKTGGEVGKSSNSSSRLGILQKDLKKGVGEKNPKLGRKKDLEKIKSTGETLVESGAVKPLDSHFLCTQK, encoded by the coding sequence ATGTCTCAAGGGGATTCTTCTAGGGGTGGACCTGGGATGGATTTCCGGCTGGCCTTTGGATCTAAACCGTCGACACTGGGGACAAAGGTTTTTGATAATAATCTTTTTGCTTCAGACCAGGAGATGAATAGTTCTGGACTGTCTGGAGGACCTAGAGTTACAAAAATTAATGGATGTTTGGAAAGATGTAAGGAGAGACTGAAGCTGGTTATCCCGATGGAGTTGTTGGCGGATGATATTGAGTATTATTCGAAGCACTCCTTTTATTGCAAGTTTATGGGTTTAAGGATCTCGTTGCAATTTTTGGAATCTTGGGCTCAGAGGACTTGGCAGccggaaggagaaatggagattagACTCCTAGCTAATAATTACTTTATGGTTTCATTTGATTGCATGGCCGATCGGAATAGGATCTTTGAGGGGGGTCCTTATTTCTATAACCAAGTGGGTTTGTTTATGAAGCCGTGGCATGCGGGTTTCAATCCGACTGAGGAACTCCCGagtagggttccagtgtgggttcgtcTGCCATGGTTTCCTATAGAATGTTGGCGTGAGGATGTCCTTCATTTGGTGGCTTCACTGCTTGGTAAACCAGTTGGGTCTTCGCAACAGACGCAGTTTaaaaaggtaatgacttttgcccGTGTTTGTGTAGAAATTGATTTAAGCATGCCATTGCCAGATTCTGTGGAGGTGAGTGCAGGATCATATACATGGGTGCAACAGATAGACTATGAAACTTTACCTTTTCGGTGTCGAttttgtcatgagtatggtcacttGCAGCGTAGGTGCCCTAAGGCTAAGCCAGTAGGGACCCATTCTGGTCAATCTCATCGCAACTCACCtggggtggacaaggggaaggggTCTATTCCAGGTGATGAAATGGCTGAGGATGGATTTATTCCTGTCAAAGCTCGCAACAGAAATCGGGGGCAGAAGAGGACTTTGGGGGAGCGGCAGGATGATGTTTCTTTTAACAGGTTTGAGGTGTTGGATGATCTCAACCAACAAGAAGTGAATCCCGGTTTGATGGACTTGGATCAAGGAGCTTTGGGTTTAGGAAAGAATGGGCCTCCTTTGGAGGTTATTCAGGTTGGGCAGGAATCGGGAGTTGGGCAGATGGACTTGGATCAGCAGTTGATTGTTTCGGCTGGACCGGATACTGTGCATGAGATTTTGACAAAGGGGGGAGAGGGTTCTCCCTTGCCTATAAAGACTGGTGGGGAAGTTGGAAAGAGCTCCAATTCCTCTTCGCGCTTGGGTATTTTGCAAAAGGATCTAAAGAAAGGGGTCGGGGAGAAGAACCCCAAGCTGGGTAGGAAAAAGGATTTAGAAAAGATTAAGTCAACTGGGGAGACTCTGGTGGAGTCAGGGGCAGTTAAGCCCCTGGATTCTCACTTCTTGTGTACCCAGAAATGA